The following are encoded together in the Syntrophomonadaceae bacterium genome:
- the xerD gene encoding site-specific tyrosine recombinase XerD, producing MKIWVEQFIHYLAVERGLAENTLISYFGDLQQFLDFLHDKSLDAEESLKTGTMAYLINLKREGRSPATISRRLAAIKSFFRFLAHEKYILTDPTEDLEPPKLLKKLPRVLTVEEMDSLLKVPDISKIPGIRDKAMLELLYATGLRVSELVNLDLDNISLEMGYVRCWGKGAKERIVPFGSIASHYISTYLRSARGKLGKHPLEKAIFINQSGKRLTRQGCWKIIKKYARQAKIKTEITPHTFRHSFATHLLEHGADLRSVQEMLGHADISTTQIYTHLTRKKIKEVYDQTHPRA from the coding sequence ATGAAAATATGGGTTGAGCAATTTATCCATTATTTAGCTGTGGAAAGAGGTCTGGCGGAGAACACCCTCATATCTTATTTCGGGGATTTGCAACAATTTTTAGATTTTCTTCACGATAAATCCTTGGATGCGGAGGAATCTTTGAAAACAGGTACTATGGCCTATTTAATAAACTTAAAAAGGGAGGGGCGTTCCCCAGCCACTATTTCACGCCGTTTAGCAGCTATAAAGTCTTTTTTCCGCTTTCTTGCGCATGAAAAATATATTCTTACTGATCCGACTGAGGATTTGGAGCCCCCGAAACTCTTGAAAAAGCTGCCCAGAGTTTTAACTGTGGAGGAAATGGACAGTTTGCTAAAAGTGCCTGACATATCGAAAATCCCCGGCATCCGCGACAAAGCAATGCTGGAGCTTTTGTATGCAACTGGTTTAAGGGTGAGTGAGCTAGTTAACCTGGATTTAGATAATATTTCTTTAGAAATGGGTTATGTTCGCTGTTGGGGTAAAGGGGCGAAGGAAAGAATCGTGCCTTTCGGTTCGATAGCCTCCCATTACATAAGCACATATTTGCGCAGTGCAAGGGGGAAATTAGGAAAACATCCCTTAGAAAAAGCTATTTTTATTAACCAGTCAGGTAAAAGGCTAACCAGACAGGGCTGTTGGAAAATTATAAAAAAATATGCTCGGCAAGCTAAAATAAAAACAGAAATTACTCCACATACCTTCAGGCATTCCTTTGCGACCCACTTATTGGAGCATGGGGCTGATTTAAGATCCGTGCAAGAAATGCTTGGTCATGCCGATATTTCCACGACACAAATTTATACTCACCTGACAAGGAAGAAGATTAAAGAAGTATATGATCAAACACATCCGCGAGCTTGA
- the spoIIM gene encoding stage II sporulation protein M translates to MLNRILHRIGYHILENFWLYLLISLIFVGGIIVGAMSVGALSPLQEGELSGYISQGLLNISNWEINSTEMLKYAVVNNLKIIGLIWLLGLTVIGIPLVLGIIFFRGFILGFTVGFLIQERAVQGVLLSFLSILPQNIFNIPSLVVSGAASISFSLWLVKGRLSHRAPGMLQQLIAYTMWIGLMAALVLAGALVEAYISPLFVKLIATHL, encoded by the coding sequence ATGTTGAACAGGATTTTGCACAGAATTGGTTACCATATTTTAGAAAATTTTTGGCTTTATCTTCTCATTTCTCTCATTTTTGTCGGGGGAATTATAGTTGGAGCTATGTCGGTTGGGGCTTTAAGCCCACTGCAGGAAGGTGAATTATCCGGTTATATCAGCCAAGGCTTACTAAATATCTCCAACTGGGAAATTAACAGTACAGAAATGTTAAAATACGCTGTTGTAAACAACTTGAAAATTATAGGCTTAATCTGGCTTTTAGGGTTAACAGTGATCGGAATACCGCTTGTTTTGGGGATCATTTTTTTTCGCGGATTTATTTTAGGTTTTACTGTGGGATTTTTGATTCAGGAAAGAGCAGTACAAGGGGTATTGCTGTCTTTTTTATCAATTCTTCCTCAGAACATATTTAATATCCCAAGTTTAGTGGTATCTGGAGCAGCTTCAATATCTTTTTCCTTATGGCTAGTGAAAGGCAGGCTGTCACATAGGGCACCGGGTATGCTGCAGCAGCTGATTGCCTATACCATGTGGATAGGATTAATGGCCGCGTTAGTACTGGCAGGCGCTCTGGTTGAGGCATATATATCTCCCCTGTTTGTTAAGCTGATTGCCACTCATTTATAA
- a CDS encoding DUF3866 family protein, with protein sequence MISCTVGIVTEVIGHRNALTKVLVSFSQGQGKAINYDLLTGVVRVGDTVQLNTTAVDLGLGTGGWHFILANMTRPEQGLKGPGHIMKLRYTPLQIRVLSVEEEDSPDRSLIEKAEDIRAVPVAVGTLHSMLPYIVSGIKQNKPNLRISYIMTDGAALPLYFSEIVYLLKQSGLLCGTITIGQAFGGDLEAVNIFSGLLAARHIQKADVIVVCMGPGVVGTGTPWGTTALEQGQILNAVHSLGGIPVCVPRVTFKDPRKRHFGISHHTITVLKHVALIPVNLIIPFLKNEAQMNYIKDQLISTGLKEKHLLHQVDGGPGLHHCDAHGLGSITMGRSVKDDEAFFLAASAAGNAAANFVAGYGFSE encoded by the coding sequence ATGATTAGTTGTACAGTTGGAATAGTTACGGAGGTAATCGGACATAGGAATGCTCTGACTAAAGTGCTTGTAAGTTTTAGTCAGGGACAGGGGAAAGCCATTAATTATGACCTTTTAACTGGGGTTGTCAGGGTTGGGGATACTGTGCAGTTAAATACAACTGCAGTAGATCTGGGACTGGGAACCGGTGGATGGCACTTTATTCTGGCTAACATGACCCGTCCGGAACAGGGATTAAAGGGTCCAGGGCACATTATGAAGCTAAGGTATACTCCTTTGCAAATCAGAGTGTTAAGTGTAGAGGAAGAAGACAGCCCCGACCGTTCGTTAATAGAAAAAGCAGAAGATATCAGAGCAGTTCCTGTCGCGGTAGGGACTCTACACAGCATGCTGCCTTATATTGTGTCTGGCATAAAACAAAACAAGCCCAACTTAAGAATTTCTTACATTATGACAGATGGAGCTGCGCTGCCCCTATATTTTAGCGAAATAGTATATTTATTAAAACAAAGTGGTTTATTATGCGGTACAATTACGATTGGCCAAGCTTTCGGGGGGGATTTGGAGGCCGTAAATATCTTTAGCGGTTTGCTTGCTGCCCGTCATATCCAGAAGGCAGATGTGATTGTTGTATGTATGGGACCAGGAGTTGTTGGAACCGGAACTCCTTGGGGAACCACGGCCTTGGAACAAGGGCAGATATTAAATGCAGTTCATTCATTGGGAGGAATCCCGGTTTGTGTTCCTAGAGTTACTTTCAAGGATCCGCGAAAAAGGCATTTTGGAATCAGCCATCATACAATAACTGTATTGAAGCATGTTGCCTTAATACCAGTAAACCTGATCATTCCCTTTTTGAAAAACGAAGCACAAATGAATTACATTAAAGACCAGTTAATCAGTACTGGCTTAAAAGAAAAACATTTATTGCATCAGGTTGATGGAGGGCCAGGCTTGCATCACTGTGATGCGCATGGTTTAGGATCAATTACTATGGGCCGGTCGGTCAAGGATGATGAGGCCTTCTTTCTGGCTGCTAGTGCCGCAGGTAACGCTGCGGCAAACTTTGTTGCAGGGTATGGTTTTTCAGAATAA
- a CDS encoding glycosyltransferase family 2 protein — MVTIIIPAFNEEDTIACTIRSLFKIPEINKVLVVDDGSTDRTAELAEETGASVIRLEKNSGKGEALTAAGPFVTSEVVGLIDADLGNSAELLRPLILPVLNGEADLVIAKFLSAKPKAGFGIVKNVASLGLKLLAGIDSSAPLSGQRIMKHQVWRDSLPLNKGFGVEVGQTLKAARKGYRIMEIELPLSHRFTSNDISGFLHRGKQLWHVLRAFFCFCFLREGHN, encoded by the coding sequence TTGGTTACTATAATTATACCAGCATTCAACGAAGAGGATACTATAGCATGTACAATCAGGAGTCTTTTTAAAATACCAGAAATAAACAAAGTATTGGTAGTTGATGACGGTTCAACCGATCGCACCGCCGAGTTGGCAGAAGAAACCGGCGCCAGTGTTATCAGGCTAGAAAAGAATTCAGGTAAAGGCGAGGCATTAACTGCTGCCGGGCCATTTGTTACCAGTGAAGTGGTTGGCCTGATCGATGCTGATTTAGGCAACAGTGCTGAATTATTGAGACCATTAATTTTGCCTGTTTTAAATGGAGAAGCGGACTTGGTAATAGCTAAATTTCTCTCTGCAAAACCAAAAGCAGGGTTTGGAATTGTCAAAAATGTGGCCTCATTAGGGTTAAAACTGCTGGCAGGCATTGATTCATCGGCTCCATTATCGGGCCAAAGGATTATGAAACACCAGGTTTGGAGAGATAGTCTGCCATTAAACAAAGGTTTTGGTGTTGAGGTAGGCCAGACCCTGAAGGCGGCACGAAAAGGTTATCGGATCATGGAAATTGAGCTTCCGTTAAGCCATAGATTTACTTCAAATGATATTTCAGGTTTTCTCCATCGAGGAAAACAGCTTTGGCATGTCTTAAGAGCTTTTTTTTGTTTTTGCTTCTTAAGGGAGGGCCATAATTGA